tctcttattggctaatagaaaaaacgtacgctttctattggttaaaaagtgacagatcggctttttcaaattttctgctctcgctcgttgcgtcaatatcgcataaattataaatttcatgtgtctgtccgcttattgacaataaaaattagccaatgagcgcgcgaggatttctgcagttattgtaaaataattaattgttcCCTAGTCAGCTAACGGTTCTCTAATGTTAATAGTCACAGAATGCATGGTTGGTCTTCTTTAACTTCTATTCAAATAACTGAATAAGAAATAAACCCTTGTATTTTCTCAGTCAAGTTAATGTTCTCAAAATTTCAGAGTTTTGGGATTGAATTCATTTCAGattatttttaataaatttaataaCATAACAAAAGAGCGACAACAGCTGTAAAGAGCCTTACCAACTTATGATGAAAGAACGAGCTGTTGTAGTATGGAGCTTGGCCTCTGATAGCAACAAAGTGTAGTGTACGACAGTCAATTATATCCTCTTGGAACATGCATGTAATCCATTTGTTATGTTTATTATATTGAATAACTTTTATCCTCTTAATATCTTAATTTGCGTACAAGTGTGAAGTGTCTTTTGATTGTGTTTGGTGTGTGTGGGTGCAGGAGGTGAAGGGATGTGAAGCATGGTTTCTTTTAATACCTGTGTAGGAACCAGTcaatagtataataataataataataataataataataataataataaataattggGGCAATTCTTTTTATAAAGTATTTGTTTTCCACTTTCTTGTGCCTGTCAAATTCACCCCTGCCGCAAGGGGGAAGAGTAAACTATCATTAGGTTGTTTCAAACCAAAAACAAATGCAACCACGTCCAATATGTTGAAACTCATTGTGCAAACTCTATAACCCCAAAAATGGTGTTAAAAAATCACAAGAGCCACAGCAATCCCtgggaaaactgaaaaaaaaattgttgttattCTAAAACCTGGTAGTGAAGAATGGAAAGTAAAAAGCTTGGAGCAACAATGTACATGACTatctgtgaagaaaagaatGAGTCCTTTTTCATCTGGTTTTAAAACCATGTCCaaaatgttttgctttggtGAAGACGTTGGCATAATTTAAATATACAATGATCTCAACTGCTGATAACAAAGGAGTGAATGACATTACAGTATGTTgtggacaataattattgatttttactCATTAAAAGGCTTACACTAAGTCTTGTAAATCAGGGACTAATGGGCAGTGTAATGTACCTACTTAGTAATAGCTGCTTATCCATCACATCAAACATGGTACAGTGTCTGCATCTATCACAGAGAAGTTCACCATTGTTAACATATTCTACCGTAGGTATATTTTTACaatcacacacacacaacatCGTGGTCTGACCAAGTCTAATCAAATCCACCACCATCGTCAAAGCCTCCTCCATCATCAAATCCACCTCCATCGTCAAATCCACCTCCACCATCATCACCCCCATAGTGTTCATGGTACTCGGGTCCTCCGTAATGATGATGTTCATGATAATGATCTCCGCCATCGTGGAAATGGTCGTGGTCGTGAACATGAATTTGAGGTCCATACCCGTAGTGATGAGGTCCATTAAAAGCATTTGATAATGCAGCACCTGCTGCCATTCCAACAATGAAGTCTCCAGCT
This genomic window from Acropora muricata isolate sample 2 chromosome 2, ASM3666990v1, whole genome shotgun sequence contains:
- the LOC136908742 gene encoding uncharacterized protein, whose product is MGCGSSSPGAVVTPQQATVVARPQQGAVQYPLTYPPQQQVVNRGYPQQHGPPPGYYNQRAPVGYGTPGVIQQPQTVVVQNRDTAGDFIVGMAAGAALSNAFNGPHHYGYGPQIHVHDHDHFHDGGDHYHEHHHYGGPEYHEHYGGDDGGGGFDDGGGFDDGGGFDDGGGFD